The nucleotide sequence TCGCCGCGGCCGCTTGGGCGAGCGCCGCCGGCGCGGCGCAGGCGAGAAGGACGAGGATCGAAACGAACGTCGCGGCGCGGCGCATCGGCGGCTCCTTCGGGGACGTGAGAACGTTCGGCCCCGCGCGCACAATGATGCCGAAAGGACACCGCATGCGCCGCCTGCCCGCCGTCGCCGCGTCGATTCTTTCCGCTCTTTCCTTCGCCCTCGCCGCCGCTCCCGCCGCGGCGCCCCCGGCGCCGGTCCGCGACAAGACGCGCCCGGCCGCCGGCGTCCCCGCGACCCCGGCCGAAGCCGCGGCGTACGAGGCGACGCCGTCCTACGACGAGACGCTGGCCTTCGTCCGCCGCCTCGCCGCGGTCGATCCGTCGATCAAGCTCGGCTTCTACGGCGTCTCGGGGCAGGGGCGGCCGATGCCGTACGTCGTGGTCTCCAAGGAGCGGGCCTTCGAACCCGCCGCGGCCGCGCGCCTCGGCAAGCCGGTCGCGCTGATCGTCTCCGGGATCCACTCCGGCGAGATCGACGGCAAGGACGCGATGCTGGCGATCGCGCGCGACTGGGCCTACGGCAAGGACCGCGTCCTGCTCGACGGCGCGACCGTCGTCTGGATTCCGATCTTCAACGTGGACGGGCACGAGAACTCCTCCCCCTACAACCGCCCGAACCAGGACGGACCGAAGCGCGGGATGGGGTTCAGGACCAACGCCGCCGGGCTCGACCTCAACCGCGACCACATGAAGCTGGCCAGCCCCGAGATGCGGGCGCTGGTCAAGCTCGTCGCGGCGTGGCGTCCGCAGATCCACGTGGACAACCACGTCACCGACGGCTGCGAGTTCGCCTGGACGCTGACCTACGGCGTCGCCGAGGCGCCGGTCGCGCCGGCGCCGATCGACGCCTGGCTCAAGGCGCACCTGCCGGCGGCCCTCGACGAAGTGCACCGCGCCGGCTACCAGACGGGGCCGTACGTCGAGCTGGTGGACGGCAACGATCCGTCGAAGGGGTTCGGCTCCGGCCCTTCCGAGCCGCGCTTTTCGACCGCCTACTTCACCCTGCGGAACGCCGTCTCGATCCTCGTCGAGAACCACTCCTACAAGCCGTACAA is from bacterium and encodes:
- a CDS encoding M14 family metallopeptidase produces the protein MRRLPAVAASILSALSFALAAAPAAAPPAPVRDKTRPAAGVPATPAEAAAYEATPSYDETLAFVRRLAAVDPSIKLGFYGVSGQGRPMPYVVVSKERAFEPAAAARLGKPVALIVSGIHSGEIDGKDAMLAIARDWAYGKDRVLLDGATVVWIPIFNVDGHENSSPYNRPNQDGPKRGMGFRTNAAGLDLNRDHMKLASPEMRALVKLVAAWRPQIHVDNHVTDGCEFAWTLTYGVAEAPVAPAPIDAWLKAHLPAALDEVHRAGYQTGPYVELVDGNDPSKGFGSGPSEPRFSTAYFTLRNAVSILVENHSYKPYKDRVLANEAFLRGLLREIGRDPQALVAASAAAARQEVALGRPDAPPSTIALRYESDPKPDTIRFDVYRRSLGTSVVTGKPIIAYERGVEDPIDVPWFHRLHVSVAVPRPRGYVVRPGWPQIEERLRAHGLVVRRLAAPAEVEAETLRVDDLQLEGRSYQGLVGARGKISRRAARVVVPAGSLFVPADQPDFAVAANLLEPESPDSLFAWGLLDSVAERKEYIDPRVLEAWVREALKDPKTAEAWKAALAEPRFAADERARFLWWYQRTPYYDRTIGEFPYVRLTAIPPSWKLDPAPRGAR